Proteins encoded in a region of the Scrofimicrobium sp. R131 genome:
- a CDS encoding ribonucleoside triphosphate reductase — MSRYDVDAIGTIDEYLERADWRVNANANQGYSLGGMILNSAGKIIANYWLEKVYSPRAAAAHRRGDLHIHDLDMFSGYCAGWSLKRLLEEGFSGVPGAIASTPPKHFSSAAGQVVNFLGTLQNEWAGAQAFSSFDTYMAPFIRLDNMEYDQLKQQMQELIFNLNVPSRWGSQCPFTNLTFDWTCPDDLKDEHPVIGGEVCDFTYGDLQEEMDLINRAFIEVMSGGDSNGRVFTFPIPTYNITPDFEWDTPNVNALFEMTAKYGLPYFQNFVNSDLNPGDIRSMCCRLQLDLRELLKRGNGLFGSAELTGSVGVVTVNMARLGYRFKNDMRGLLDELDHLIDLASGTLEAKRVVVQQNIDNGLFPFTKRYLGTLDNHFSTIGVNGMNEMVRNFTDDKHDLTDEFGQEMSIAILDHVRERMVELQESTGHLYNLEATPAEGTTYRFAKEDRKHYPGILQAGTDEQPYYTNSSQLPVGYTDDPFQALEEQEVLQSKYTGGTVLHLYMGERISNGEACKQMVKRSLTAFKLPYITITPTFSICPVHGYLNGEHFLCPECSEPQECEVWTRVMGYFRPVQSFNIGKKGEYNERTMFTESAANEHGELVSTLTPASK; from the coding sequence ATGAGCCGCTACGATGTTGACGCCATCGGGACCATCGATGAGTATTTGGAGCGCGCCGACTGGCGTGTCAACGCGAATGCTAACCAGGGCTATTCCCTGGGTGGCATGATCCTCAATTCAGCCGGCAAGATCATTGCCAACTACTGGCTGGAGAAGGTTTACTCTCCCCGCGCTGCGGCGGCGCACCGACGCGGAGACCTCCACATTCACGACTTGGACATGTTCTCCGGCTACTGTGCTGGCTGGTCACTCAAGCGCCTCCTGGAAGAGGGCTTCTCCGGGGTTCCGGGGGCCATCGCCTCCACCCCGCCCAAGCACTTCTCTTCCGCGGCGGGACAGGTTGTCAACTTCCTGGGCACGCTGCAGAACGAGTGGGCCGGGGCGCAGGCGTTCTCCAGCTTCGACACCTACATGGCGCCCTTCATCCGCCTGGACAACATGGAGTACGACCAGCTCAAGCAGCAGATGCAGGAGCTGATCTTCAACCTGAACGTTCCCAGCCGGTGGGGCAGCCAGTGTCCGTTCACCAACCTGACTTTCGACTGGACCTGCCCGGACGACCTGAAGGATGAGCACCCGGTAATCGGGGGCGAGGTCTGCGACTTCACCTACGGCGACCTGCAGGAAGAAATGGACCTGATCAACCGGGCCTTCATCGAGGTGATGAGCGGGGGAGACTCCAACGGGCGCGTCTTCACCTTCCCGATCCCGACCTACAACATCACCCCTGACTTCGAGTGGGACACCCCGAACGTGAACGCGCTGTTCGAGATGACGGCCAAGTACGGTCTGCCCTACTTCCAGAACTTCGTGAACTCCGATCTGAATCCCGGTGACATTCGGTCCATGTGCTGCCGCCTCCAGCTCGACCTGCGCGAACTGCTCAAGCGCGGTAACGGCCTGTTTGGCTCGGCGGAACTGACCGGTTCGGTCGGCGTGGTGACCGTCAACATGGCCCGCCTGGGGTACCGCTTCAAGAACGACATGCGGGGCCTGCTCGACGAGCTGGATCACCTGATCGACCTGGCTTCGGGCACGCTGGAAGCCAAGCGGGTTGTGGTGCAGCAAAACATCGACAACGGACTTTTCCCCTTCACCAAGCGTTACCTGGGCACCCTCGACAACCATTTCTCCACCATCGGGGTGAACGGGATGAACGAGATGGTCCGCAACTTCACCGACGACAAGCACGACCTGACCGACGAGTTCGGCCAGGAAATGTCGATCGCCATTCTGGATCACGTGCGCGAGCGGATGGTTGAGCTGCAGGAGAGCACCGGCCACCTGTACAACCTGGAGGCGACCCCTGCCGAGGGCACCACCTACCGGTTCGCCAAGGAAGACCGGAAGCACTACCCGGGCATTCTGCAGGCCGGCACCGACGAGCAGCCCTACTACACCAACTCCTCGCAACTGCCGGTGGGTTACACCGACGATCCGTTCCAGGCGTTGGAAGAGCAGGAAGTCCTCCAGTCCAAGTACACGGGCGGCACCGTCCTGCACCTGTACATGGGTGAGCGGATCTCGAACGGTGAAGCCTGCAAGCAGATGGTCAAGCGTTCGCTGACCGCCTTCAAGCTGCCCTACATTACGATCACGCCGACCTTCTCGATCTGCCCGGTGCACGGCTACCTGAACGGCGAACACTTCCTGTGCCCGGAGTGCTCCGAGCCGCAGGAATGCGAAGTGTGGACCCGCGTGATGGGGTACTTCCGCCCGGTCCAGTCCTTCAACATTGGCAAGAAGGGTGAGTACAACGAGCGGACCATGTTCACCGAGTCGGCTGCCAACGAGCACGGCGAACTGGTCTCTACCCTCACGCCGGCCAGCAAATGA
- a CDS encoding phosphatase PAP2 family protein, whose translation MGQLPPGFQAAARRRRSLVVLLSAISLIALSYLALYTVAGQNIDNLTMEAVAASARWLHLRLGAVSAAVSIPALGAISIGVVAVAIARRRAALAWRALLVVGGANATAQLLKEILPRPELGVGIQLENSYPSGHVTYAAAIAVALIMVAPRGFRSPAALVGWLWTTLMGLMVISQGWHRLADVVGALLIVALWGFASAPAELRPRVQPGLTRAGTYLAAATSAIGVTLFVVSVIIITPEVFAPLSYGEIGEMVEVGTREGVLFSLATLLLLGGLGGLLLNGIDRLSEAR comes from the coding sequence GTGGGCCAACTGCCACCGGGCTTCCAAGCGGCTGCGCGCCGCCGCCGCTCACTGGTGGTGCTCCTGTCTGCAATTTCGCTCATCGCGCTTTCTTATTTAGCGCTCTACACGGTGGCGGGCCAAAACATCGACAATCTGACGATGGAGGCGGTGGCGGCTTCTGCCCGGTGGTTGCACCTGCGCTTGGGGGCGGTCTCGGCCGCCGTTTCGATCCCGGCTCTCGGTGCCATTTCGATTGGGGTGGTGGCGGTGGCGATTGCCCGGCGCCGGGCCGCCCTGGCGTGGCGTGCGCTCCTGGTGGTGGGAGGGGCCAATGCGACCGCCCAACTGCTGAAGGAGATTTTGCCGCGGCCGGAACTGGGAGTGGGGATTCAGCTCGAGAACTCCTACCCGTCGGGCCACGTCACCTACGCGGCGGCGATTGCGGTGGCGCTGATCATGGTGGCGCCGAGGGGGTTTCGCTCACCGGCGGCGCTGGTCGGATGGTTGTGGACCACGCTGATGGGACTGATGGTGATCTCGCAGGGTTGGCACCGCCTGGCCGACGTGGTGGGGGCCCTGCTGATCGTGGCGCTCTGGGGGTTCGCCTCCGCGCCGGCGGAGCTCCGTCCACGGGTCCAACCAGGTTTGACCAGGGCGGGCACCTATCTGGCGGCGGCAACGTCAGCGATCGGGGTCACCCTCTTCGTCGTCAGTGTGATTATCATCACACCCGAGGTGTTTGCTCCGCTGTCTTACGGAGAAATCGGCGAGATGGTCGAGGTTGGGACCCGGGAGGGCGTGTTGTTCTCTCTCGCGACCCTGCTCCTGCTCGGCGGTCTGGGCGGGCTGTTATTGAACGGGATCGATCGGCTCTCTGAAGCCCGTTAG
- a CDS encoding anaerobic ribonucleoside-triphosphate reductase activating protein has product MTDIAIAGLQPLSTVDWPGKLAAVLFLQGCPWSCPYCHNYQILDPATPGAVPWEEVQRLLAKRQGLLDGVVFSGGEATRQRAVVEAAAEVKEMGFQVGLHTAGAYPSTFARLLDQNLVDWVGLDIKALPGDYQGVAGPAVSADKAQQSLELLLKSGVDYEVRFTLWQGGLDYAEKVAAWCQSQGVENFVLQRLQTQHLPPNYNPGPEVTNWGQAQAEEMLKQYEFPQSLVRV; this is encoded by the coding sequence ATGACCGACATCGCCATTGCCGGTCTCCAGCCCCTGTCCACGGTGGACTGGCCCGGCAAGCTAGCGGCAGTCCTGTTTCTGCAGGGCTGCCCCTGGTCCTGCCCCTACTGCCACAACTACCAGATCCTGGATCCGGCCACGCCGGGGGCGGTGCCCTGGGAGGAGGTCCAACGCCTGCTGGCTAAGCGGCAGGGCCTCCTCGACGGGGTGGTGTTTTCCGGGGGCGAGGCGACCCGGCAGCGGGCAGTGGTCGAGGCGGCCGCGGAGGTGAAGGAGATGGGTTTCCAGGTCGGGTTACACACGGCCGGGGCCTACCCCAGCACTTTCGCCCGCCTCCTCGACCAGAACCTGGTCGACTGGGTGGGACTGGACATCAAGGCCCTGCCCGGCGACTACCAGGGTGTGGCCGGTCCGGCGGTGTCCGCTGACAAAGCCCAACAGTCATTGGAACTGCTGTTGAAATCCGGGGTGGACTACGAAGTTCGGTTCACCCTCTGGCAGGGGGGACTGGACTACGCGGAGAAGGTGGCGGCCTGGTGCCAATCCCAGGGGGTGGAGAACTTTGTCCTCCAACGCCTCCAGACCCAGCATCTGCCGCCGAATTACAATCCGGGTCCGGAGGTGACCAACTGGGGTCAGGCCCAGGCAGAGGAAATGCTCAAACAGTACGAGTTCCCTCAGTCCCTGGTGCGGGTTTAG